The proteins below come from a single Kitasatospora sp. NBC_00315 genomic window:
- a CDS encoding glycosyltransferase family 2 protein, which translates to MGTRPKELAELLASVEMQTVKAAKVVVVGNGCALPELPPWVESVELADNLGVTGGRNVALDHLRDVDVVIDLDDDGLLVADDVLARIAALYEGDPDLGIVGFRIADETGVTQRRHVPRLRAGDPMRGGEVTGFLGGGHALSSKMLGQVGGWPDAFFFAHEETDMAWRALDAGWRVLYVPELLLQHPRTSPTRHSFFYRVNARNRVYLARRHLPALLVPVYLGVWVALTVARTRDVAGLKAWFAGFAEGWRTPCGRRKPMRWRTVWTMTRLGRPPII; encoded by the coding sequence ATGGGCACGCGGCCGAAGGAGTTGGCCGAGCTGCTGGCCTCGGTGGAGATGCAGACGGTCAAGGCCGCGAAGGTCGTGGTGGTCGGGAACGGGTGCGCACTGCCGGAACTGCCGCCGTGGGTCGAGAGCGTGGAGCTTGCGGACAACCTCGGGGTGACCGGCGGCCGGAACGTCGCCCTGGATCATTTGCGGGACGTGGACGTGGTGATCGACCTGGACGACGACGGCCTGCTGGTCGCTGACGACGTCCTCGCACGGATCGCTGCTCTGTACGAAGGCGACCCGGACCTCGGGATCGTCGGTTTCCGGATCGCAGACGAGACCGGCGTTACCCAGCGGCGCCACGTCCCCCGGCTGCGGGCCGGAGATCCGATGCGTGGCGGTGAGGTGACCGGCTTCCTCGGCGGTGGCCACGCGCTGTCCTCGAAGATGCTGGGCCAGGTCGGGGGCTGGCCGGACGCCTTCTTCTTCGCGCACGAGGAGACCGACATGGCTTGGCGGGCGCTGGATGCCGGGTGGCGGGTGCTGTACGTCCCTGAGCTGTTGCTCCAGCACCCGCGCACCAGCCCGACCCGGCACTCCTTCTTCTACCGGGTGAACGCCCGAAACCGGGTGTACCTGGCGCGCCGGCACCTGCCCGCTCTGCTGGTGCCGGTCTACCTCGGGGTGTGGGTGGCGCTCACCGTCGCCCGGACCCGGGACGTGGCCGGGCTGAAGGCGTGGTTCGCAGGCTTCGCCGAGGGCTGGCGCACGCCGTGCGGCCGACGCAAGCCGATGCGCTGGCGCACGGTGTGGACCATGACCCGGCTGGGCCGACCTCCGATCATCTAG
- a CDS encoding NAD-dependent epimerase/dehydratase family protein, with product MSLEQLSGKTVLVTGAGGLIGSRITSQLRRLGARPISVCKLDAYPHEVYRERFGIDASAPDFIIGDIAEPELMRKVISGCDYVIHAAALADVAACTRRPLDAIDTNITGTQRVLDAVAASDRLRRMVFVSSASVYGNGSPQFVENAAVQPVSVYGNSKAWGEYQTAAVLGGAGISYAVVRYFSVYGEPQVVKERSHSWVVAWFAMRAALGLPLHLNGGGHQIRDMVHVDDIATGTLRALVAPRAHNETINIGTGTGTSIRQVAELVRSHYPDVQLIETPMPPGDPEGGYASVQRMEDLLGWRPAITMAEGVARYVAWLKATPDAIPDWMRQAAAA from the coding sequence TTGTCCCTCGAACAGCTCTCAGGAAAGACCGTCCTGGTCACTGGTGCCGGTGGCCTCATCGGCAGCCGCATCACGTCCCAGCTCCGCCGGCTCGGCGCCCGCCCCATCTCGGTATGCAAGCTCGACGCCTACCCGCACGAGGTGTACCGCGAGCGGTTCGGCATCGACGCCTCCGCCCCGGACTTCATCATCGGCGACATCGCCGAGCCGGAGCTGATGCGCAAGGTGATCTCCGGCTGCGACTACGTGATCCACGCCGCCGCCCTGGCCGATGTGGCGGCCTGCACACGTCGGCCGCTGGACGCCATCGACACCAACATCACCGGTACCCAGCGGGTCCTGGACGCCGTCGCCGCCTCGGACCGGCTGCGCAGGATGGTGTTCGTCTCCTCCGCCAGCGTCTACGGCAACGGCAGCCCGCAGTTCGTGGAGAACGCAGCGGTCCAGCCGGTGTCGGTGTACGGCAACAGCAAGGCGTGGGGCGAGTACCAGACCGCCGCGGTGCTCGGCGGTGCCGGCATCTCATATGCCGTCGTGCGGTACTTCTCGGTCTATGGCGAACCGCAGGTCGTCAAGGAGCGGAGCCACTCCTGGGTGGTCGCCTGGTTCGCCATGCGGGCCGCACTCGGCCTGCCGCTGCACCTCAACGGCGGCGGCCACCAGATCCGCGACATGGTCCACGTCGACGACATCGCCACCGGCACTCTGCGGGCGCTGGTCGCACCCCGCGCACACAACGAGACCATCAACATCGGTACCGGAACCGGAACTTCGATTCGGCAAGTCGCCGAACTCGTCCGCAGCCACTACCCGGACGTCCAGCTGATCGAGACGCCCATGCCGCCCGGCGACCCCGAGGGCGGTTACGCCTCCGTCCAGCGAATGGAGGACCTGCTGGGCTGGAGGCCGGCCATCACGATGGCGGAAGGCGTCGCCCGCTACGTGGCCTGGCTGAAGGCCACTCCCGACGCCATCCCGGACTGGATGCGCCAGGCGGCAGCGGCCTAG
- a CDS encoding Tat pathway signal protein — protein sequence MAPTREPNERLRKVIDETKLSGDAIARLVRRVAAEHDELLETNKSSITHWKNGGQPAGNVGAFLAEALGRALGGRVVTLEQIGLIAPAPQKPDWDADTLSALAELGRTDVDVERRRALGVAVYSVAALSLPGEDWWQRMAERGSARSSAATRRVGPGDLAAVRDMTTLFSQVDQRRGGGHAWTSVVQYLATDVTAYLRGKFTDERVRRDLFSAASELAYLAGWMAFDGGQHATAQRYFAEAVKLAAEAGDPPMAAHVLRAMAHQAIDLGHHQQALNLAAASVDGDRYTLASPRERALLGVVHARSLAAAGRKNAAAKALLRAEDDLSAASDDIAEPDRVFFFGEASLAHETACALRDIGDLDGSVREFHHSVRTRKATKFTRTHAVTLGYLGSVYAQMNNIDRACATWSQALDAMDGVRSGRTRQAAADMRTLLSPYRRRGTAAISEIDARAAAYLSETA from the coding sequence TTGGCGCCGACGAGGGAACCGAACGAGCGGCTGCGGAAGGTCATCGACGAGACGAAACTCTCCGGCGATGCGATCGCGCGCCTGGTCAGGCGGGTGGCGGCCGAGCATGACGAGCTCCTGGAGACCAACAAGTCGAGCATCACGCACTGGAAGAATGGTGGTCAGCCGGCCGGGAACGTCGGTGCTTTCCTGGCCGAGGCGTTAGGCCGCGCGCTCGGCGGACGGGTTGTGACGCTGGAGCAGATCGGCCTGATCGCGCCCGCGCCCCAAAAACCCGACTGGGACGCGGATACGCTGAGCGCGCTGGCCGAACTCGGGAGAACCGACGTGGACGTGGAACGCAGGCGGGCGCTGGGGGTGGCGGTCTACTCGGTGGCCGCACTCTCGCTGCCCGGCGAGGACTGGTGGCAGCGCATGGCCGAGCGGGGCAGTGCGCGCAGCTCTGCCGCAACCCGGCGGGTCGGCCCTGGCGACCTCGCAGCCGTCCGCGACATGACCACCCTGTTCTCCCAAGTGGACCAACGGCGAGGCGGTGGTCACGCCTGGACGTCCGTGGTGCAGTACCTGGCGACCGACGTCACCGCCTACCTGCGGGGGAAGTTCACGGACGAGCGTGTTCGCCGTGATCTCTTCTCGGCAGCCAGCGAACTCGCCTACCTGGCGGGTTGGATGGCGTTCGACGGTGGCCAGCACGCGACAGCGCAGCGGTACTTCGCCGAGGCGGTGAAACTCGCGGCCGAGGCCGGCGATCCGCCGATGGCCGCTCACGTACTGCGGGCGATGGCGCACCAGGCCATCGACCTCGGACACCACCAGCAGGCTCTCAATCTCGCTGCCGCATCCGTCGACGGCGACCGGTACACGCTCGCCTCCCCACGTGAGCGGGCTCTCCTCGGCGTCGTCCACGCCCGGAGCCTGGCCGCCGCCGGACGCAAGAACGCGGCCGCCAAGGCGCTGCTGCGGGCCGAAGACGACCTGTCCGCCGCGAGCGACGACATCGCTGAGCCGGACCGGGTGTTCTTCTTCGGTGAGGCGAGCCTGGCCCACGAGACCGCGTGCGCCCTGCGCGACATAGGTGACCTCGACGGCTCGGTGCGCGAGTTCCACCACAGCGTCCGCACCCGCAAGGCGACGAAGTTCACCCGCACCCACGCCGTGACGCTTGGATACCTCGGCTCCGTGTACGCGCAGATGAACAACATTGACCGAGCCTGCGCCACCTGGTCGCAGGCGCTCGACGCCATGGACGGCGTACGGTCCGGCCGCACCCGCCAGGCCGCCGCCGACATGCGCACCCTGCTCTCCCCCTACCGGCGGCGCGGTACCGCGGCGATCAGCGAGATCGACGCACGCGCTGCCGCGTACCTGTCCGAAACAGCCTGA
- a CDS encoding TrmO family methyltransferase has protein sequence MADRETFEVEALGHVVGGRIEPTDDFWGGTRVIIRLDGSLFTADATKGLEDFSHLEIVFRFHLTDPTDLNLGARRPRDNPEWPEVGIFGHRNMRRLNWLGVSRCRLIKVDGLDLHVEDLDAVDGTPVLDVKPWFGEMGPRGEQHQAEWTTVMLRDYFAPVAND, from the coding sequence ATGGCAGACCGTGAGACGTTCGAGGTCGAGGCCCTCGGCCACGTGGTCGGTGGACGGATCGAACCGACAGACGACTTCTGGGGCGGTACCCGGGTGATCATCCGGCTGGACGGATCCCTCTTCACCGCCGACGCGACCAAGGGGCTTGAGGACTTCTCGCACCTGGAGATCGTCTTCCGTTTCCACCTCACCGACCCGACCGACCTGAATCTCGGAGCCCGCCGGCCTCGGGACAACCCGGAGTGGCCGGAGGTCGGGATCTTCGGGCACCGCAACATGCGGCGCCTGAACTGGCTCGGGGTTTCCCGCTGCCGCCTGATCAAGGTCGATGGCCTGGACCTCCACGTCGAGGACCTCGACGCCGTCGACGGCACGCCGGTCCTGGACGTGAAGCCGTGGTTCGGTGAGATGGGACCTCGCGGAGAACAGCACCAGGCCGAGTGGACCACTGTCATGCTCCGCGACTACTTCGCGCCCGTAGCCAATGACTGA
- a CDS encoding DnaB-like helicase N-terminal domain-containing protein: protein MDKPTAPPPGPSSHDQRREHRASEPHPALVDTTSGEPPHNIEAEQAVLGACMLKHQAVDEVRGTLDAGDFYRPAHETIWRAILALRAEDAPTDPIALADHLQGKGDLSRVGGSSYLHALVAVAPPSTDNADYYAQIVRRDAQLRTLHATGVRAVHHALTPGADPDEIRTAIETEIRAERERSLASGGSRLSRYIVNGWDFVTKTGADKEPLWGTHEQTAWASGESLMIVGAPGVGKTTIAHQVVLARLGLQASVLDLPVAEGERVLYLAMDRPQQIARAMARRITPADEAHLRDRLAVWQGPLPATLDKEPDLLAELAAAHRADTIVIDSLKDAVSTLVDDSLAVAFNNARMRALRAGVQIMELHHQRKAAADAPRGMRPTLDRVYGSTWLTAGAGSVLFIAGEAGDPAVTIHHLKTVTGEIGPLPVVHDHQRGTTYVEPTLDPVTLLRAAPDGLTTRDLATALTGEASPDRAAIEKARRHLDRLVKTGLAVKTDGTTGGTGGGQQARYRPSARHITAVS from the coding sequence GTGGACAAGCCTACGGCCCCGCCGCCGGGCCCGTCATCCCACGACCAGCGACGGGAACACCGCGCGTCGGAGCCCCACCCCGCGCTCGTCGACACCACCTCCGGGGAGCCGCCGCACAACATCGAGGCCGAGCAGGCGGTCCTCGGCGCGTGCATGCTGAAGCACCAGGCGGTGGACGAGGTCCGGGGGACGCTGGACGCGGGCGACTTCTACCGGCCCGCCCACGAGACCATCTGGCGCGCGATCCTCGCCCTGCGTGCCGAGGACGCCCCAACCGACCCCATCGCCCTCGCGGACCACCTGCAGGGCAAGGGAGATCTCTCCCGCGTCGGGGGCTCGTCCTACCTCCACGCGCTGGTCGCCGTCGCGCCGCCCTCGACGGACAACGCCGACTACTACGCGCAGATCGTGCGCCGCGACGCCCAACTGCGGACCCTGCACGCCACCGGCGTCCGCGCCGTCCACCACGCGCTGACCCCCGGTGCCGACCCGGACGAGATCCGCACGGCCATCGAGACGGAGATCCGTGCCGAGCGTGAACGCTCCCTGGCCTCCGGCGGCAGCCGCCTGTCCCGCTACATCGTCAACGGCTGGGACTTCGTCACCAAGACCGGCGCGGACAAGGAACCCCTGTGGGGCACCCACGAACAGACCGCCTGGGCCTCTGGCGAAAGCCTGATGATCGTCGGCGCGCCCGGCGTCGGCAAGACCACCATCGCCCACCAGGTCGTCCTCGCCCGCCTCGGCCTGCAAGCCTCCGTTCTCGACCTGCCTGTCGCTGAGGGCGAGCGCGTCCTCTACCTGGCCATGGACCGCCCCCAGCAGATCGCCCGTGCCATGGCCCGCCGCATCACCCCCGCCGACGAGGCCCACCTGCGTGACCGGCTCGCCGTGTGGCAGGGCCCGCTTCCCGCCACCCTCGACAAGGAACCCGACCTCCTCGCCGAACTCGCCGCCGCCCACCGTGCCGACACCATCGTCATCGACAGCCTCAAGGACGCGGTCAGCACCCTCGTGGACGACTCCCTGGCCGTTGCCTTCAACAACGCCCGCATGCGAGCCCTGCGCGCAGGCGTCCAGATCATGGAGCTCCACCACCAGCGCAAAGCCGCAGCCGACGCCCCACGCGGGATGCGCCCCACCCTGGACCGGGTGTACGGCTCGACCTGGCTGACCGCCGGAGCCGGGAGCGTCCTGTTCATCGCCGGAGAGGCCGGCGACCCGGCGGTCACCATCCACCACCTCAAGACCGTGACCGGCGAGATCGGCCCGCTGCCAGTCGTCCACGACCACCAGCGCGGCACCACCTACGTCGAGCCCACCCTCGACCCGGTCACCCTCCTGCGCGCCGCACCGGACGGCCTGACCACCCGTGACCTGGCGACCGCCCTGACCGGCGAGGCCAGCCCCGACCGCGCCGCCATCGAGAAGGCCCGACGCCACCTCGACCGCCTCGTCAAGACCGGACTCGCGGTCAAGACCGACGGCACCACCGGAGGCACCGGAGGCGGCCAACAGGCCCGCTACCGCCCCTCCGCCCGGCACATCACCGCCGTCTCGTAA
- a CDS encoding helix-turn-helix domain-containing protein yields MADEDRRQRLEGEENVARRIKMEREARGWSTATLAERLTEAGYPLNQSAVWRIESGEPRRRVNLDEAIGFAKVFDISLDNLVGPPEIAANAHVKRLLADFAESWQKSVAARKDMDQAREALDAYGRAHPNLEELIRAMITRVVADAAGDDYRSPKFPSGSPEAKGLADPGTEA; encoded by the coding sequence ATGGCTGACGAGGACCGGCGACAACGGCTGGAAGGGGAGGAGAACGTCGCCCGGCGCATCAAGATGGAGCGCGAGGCGCGCGGGTGGAGCACCGCCACGCTCGCCGAGCGCCTGACCGAGGCCGGCTACCCGCTCAACCAGTCGGCGGTGTGGCGCATCGAGAGCGGCGAGCCGCGCCGCAGGGTCAACCTGGACGAGGCCATCGGCTTCGCCAAGGTCTTCGACATCTCCCTGGACAACCTGGTGGGACCACCCGAGATCGCCGCGAACGCTCATGTGAAACGGCTGCTGGCCGACTTCGCCGAGAGCTGGCAGAAGTCCGTTGCCGCCCGCAAGGACATGGACCAGGCCCGTGAGGCGCTCGACGCCTACGGACGCGCCCACCCGAATCTCGAAGAGCTCATCAGAGCGATGATCACCCGAGTCGTGGCGGACGCGGCCGGTGACGACTACCGCTCGCCGAAGTTCCCGTCCGGCTCGCCCGAGGCGAAGGGTCTTGCCGACCCGGGAACCGAGGCATAG